Proteins encoded in a region of the Flavobacterium sp. PMTSA4 genome:
- a CDS encoding helix-turn-helix domain-containing protein: protein MATTSKKQSVFPKYEKVLEQMGENVKMARKRRKLTMIQVAERADIARSTLHLIEQGSPSVAMGAYFNVLRVLGLQDDFLKLAADDELGRKLQDLELLK, encoded by the coding sequence ATGGCAACTACCAGTAAAAAGCAATCTGTTTTTCCAAAATACGAGAAAGTATTAGAACAGATGGGAGAAAATGTAAAGATGGCTCGTAAAAGGCGAAAACTTACGATGATTCAAGTGGCGGAAAGAGCTGATATTGCGAGGTCAACCTTACACCTAATTGAGCAAGGAAGCCCAAGTGTGGCTATGGGTGCCTATTTCAATGTACTACGAGTGTTAGGCCTACAAGATGATTTCCTAAAACTAGCTGCAGACGACGAACTGGGAAGAAAACTCCAAGACCTAGAACTTTTAAAATAA
- a CDS encoding transcriptional regulator, protein MNYIKHLTGFFDRVAKDKLLNPTHVSLYIALFQFWNCNRFKNPISISRDEVMRISKISSKATYHKCLKNLHAQGYIKYEPSYNPFKGSHVFLFNFSDDLKPLPKSTSSNSKPVIEQVVNKSCTSDETSSEQVSEQVLVPYINNINISNDSNNEKIANLNDQAKNFEDKNNSSDKIVIPSVSHRAQSRCEGTQKEKKLRKKKKSFIEPDFQEIKSYFQENNFPELEAQKFFNYFSSIGWLVGGKTPMIDWQAAAQNWILNSVNFNHNNDTTPTNRPKYLNTTTDKNYAEPL, encoded by the coding sequence ATGAACTACATAAAACACCTAACTGGCTTTTTCGACCGAGTAGCAAAAGACAAACTACTCAACCCAACCCATGTAAGTTTGTACATAGCATTATTCCAATTTTGGAATTGCAACCGGTTTAAAAACCCAATCAGTATCTCTCGCGATGAGGTGATGCGAATAAGCAAAATCAGTTCCAAAGCAACCTACCACAAGTGCTTGAAGAATTTGCATGCACAAGGCTATATTAAATATGAACCATCCTATAACCCATTCAAAGGAAGCCATGTTTTTTTATTCAATTTTTCCGATGATTTGAAGCCGTTACCAAAAAGTACCAGTTCAAATTCTAAACCAGTAATTGAACAAGTAGTGAACAAGTCTTGTACAAGTGATGAAACAAGTAGTGAACAGGTTAGTGAACAAGTCCTAGTACCTTATATAAACAATATAAACATATCAAACGATTCAAACAATGAAAAGATTGCAAACTTGAACGATCAAGCAAAAAATTTTGAAGATAAAAATAATTCTTCAGATAAAATTGTCATCCCGAGCGTGTCACATCGAGCGCAGTCGAGATGCGAGGGAACTCAAAAAGAAAAAAAGTTGCGTAAAAAAAAGAAAAGTTTCATTGAACCAGACTTTCAGGAAATAAAATCCTATTTCCAAGAAAACAACTTCCCGGAACTTGAAGCCCAAAAATTCTTCAATTATTTCTCCAGCATCGGTTGGCTAGTTGGCGGTAAAACACCTATGATCGACTGGCAAGCCGCAGCACAAAACTGGATACTAAACAGCGTCAATTTCAATCACAACAACGACACAACACCGACAAATCGACCAAAATACCTCAACACCACAACCGATAAAAACTATGCCGAACCGCTTTAG
- a CDS encoding P-loop NTPase family protein produces the protein MENEIKSHYSYSEVIVWLEKKGVELYGNHFKIIETDYPIVYKLIAYFLRDEPTCFQYRINLEKGILLSGPIGCGKTSLMNLMKYLTATEHKFYVKPCRDISFEFIQDGYQIIHKYSIGKLYQSEPRTYCFDDLGTENNLKYFGNECNVMAEILLSRYDLFISKKLKTHITTNLSATEIETHYGNRVRSRLREMVNLIAYDKSTPDKR, from the coding sequence ATGGAAAACGAAATAAAATCCCATTACAGCTATTCAGAAGTCATAGTATGGCTAGAAAAAAAAGGCGTCGAACTATACGGCAATCATTTCAAAATTATAGAAACGGATTACCCAATCGTGTACAAACTCATTGCCTATTTCCTAAGAGACGAGCCAACATGTTTTCAATATAGAATAAATCTCGAAAAGGGAATACTATTATCCGGTCCAATCGGTTGCGGGAAAACATCGCTCATGAACCTAATGAAATACCTAACAGCAACCGAACATAAATTCTACGTAAAACCCTGTCGAGACATCAGCTTTGAATTTATTCAGGACGGCTACCAAATCATCCACAAATACAGCATCGGCAAACTCTACCAATCCGAACCAAGAACCTATTGTTTTGACGATTTGGGAACAGAAAACAACCTAAAATATTTTGGAAACGAGTGTAATGTAATGGCAGAAATTCTATTAAGCAGATACGATCTATTCATCTCTAAAAAACTAAAAACACACATCACCACAAACCTATCAGCCACAGAAATAGAAACCCATTACGGCAACCGAGTTCGTTCACGATTAAGAGAGATGGTAAACCTAATAGCATACGATAAATCAACACCAGACAAGAGATAA
- a CDS encoding type II toxin-antitoxin system HipA family toxin, translating into MQEPKIVGILSAQQAKGKKAFSFEYDKEWLKSGQQFLLDPDIQLYGGPQYPNQKENFGIFLDSMPDTWGRTLMKRREAQQAKEKKEKPKTLYDIDYLLGVYDESRMGALRFKIDPNRDFLDNNKTVPTPPWSSIRELQNAAHIFENDVHNEEVNRWLSVLMAPGSSLGGARPKANILDADKSLWIAKFPSKTDTIDKAAWEFLAYQLATKAGIEMAPCRMERILGKHHTFFTKRFDREKGERIHFASAMTMTGNNEDTIRDNQASYLDIAEFISNHGANIEANLHQLWRRIIFNIAISNTDDHLRNHGFILTKEGWILSPAYDLNSSIDKDGLALNIDADNNELDFDLAKSIGEYFRLNNNQMEEIIQQVLRVTNKWKTMANEIGISRNEQELMEKAFKL; encoded by the coding sequence ATGCAAGAACCAAAGATAGTTGGTATTTTGTCTGCACAACAAGCCAAAGGCAAGAAAGCATTTAGCTTTGAGTACGATAAGGAATGGCTCAAATCAGGACAACAATTCTTACTTGACCCCGACATACAATTGTATGGTGGGCCACAATATCCAAATCAAAAAGAGAACTTCGGAATTTTTCTCGACAGTATGCCCGATACTTGGGGTCGCACACTTATGAAACGTAGAGAAGCTCAACAGGCAAAAGAGAAAAAAGAAAAACCGAAAACACTCTATGACATAGATTACTTATTGGGAGTTTACGATGAAAGCCGTATGGGAGCATTACGTTTTAAAATAGATCCCAATAGAGATTTTTTAGATAATAACAAAACAGTTCCCACACCACCTTGGTCGTCCATTAGAGAATTACAAAATGCAGCACATATCTTCGAAAATGACGTACATAATGAAGAAGTAAATCGATGGCTATCGGTATTGATGGCACCAGGTTCTTCATTAGGTGGAGCACGACCTAAAGCCAATATTCTAGACGCAGATAAAAGTCTTTGGATTGCCAAATTTCCATCCAAAACAGATACCATTGACAAAGCTGCTTGGGAATTTTTAGCGTATCAATTGGCAACTAAGGCTGGTATTGAAATGGCACCTTGTCGTATGGAAAGAATTTTAGGCAAACACCATACCTTTTTCACAAAACGCTTCGACCGTGAAAAAGGAGAACGAATCCACTTTGCATCTGCAATGACAATGACAGGAAATAACGAAGACACCATTCGAGACAACCAAGCAAGCTACTTAGACATAGCAGAATTCATCAGTAATCACGGAGCAAACATAGAAGCCAACCTACACCAACTATGGAGAAGAATAATATTTAACATAGCCATTTCCAACACCGATGATCATTTAAGAAACCATGGATTTATACTAACCAAAGAAGGTTGGATTTTATCTCCGGCTTATGACCTCAACTCCTCAATAGATAAGGACGGTCTAGCCTTAAATATTGATGCTGATAACAATGAATTGGATTTCGATTTAGCAAAAAGTATAGGTGAATATTTTCGATTAAACAATAATCAAATGGAGGAAATTATCCAACAAGTCTTAAGAGTTACAAACAAATGGAAAACAATGGCAAATGAAATCGGAATTTCCCGTAACGAACAAGAATTGATGGAAAAAGCGTTTAAACTATAA